A genomic window from Sorex araneus isolate mSorAra2 chromosome 2, mSorAra2.pri, whole genome shotgun sequence includes:
- the GADD45G gene encoding growth arrest and DNA damage-inducible protein GADD45 gamma, which produces MTLEEIRGQDTVPESTARMQGAGKALQELLLSAQRQGCLTAGVYESAKVLNVDPDNVTFCVLAADEEDEGDIALQIHFTLIQAFCCENDIDIVRVGDVQRLAAIVGAGDEAGAPGDLHCILISNPNEDAWKDPALEKLSLFCEESRSVNDWVPSITLPE; this is translated from the exons ATGACTCTGGAAGAGATCCGCGGTCAGGACACAGTTCCGGAGAGCACGGCCAG GATGCAGGGCGCGGGCAAAGCGCTGCAGGAGCTGCTGCTGTCGGCGCAGCGCCAGGGCTGTCTCACCGCCGGTGTTTACGAGTCCGCCAAAGTCCTGAACGT GGACCCGGACAACGTGACCTTTTGCGTGCTGGCGGCCGACGAGGAGGACGAGGGCGACATCGCGCTGCAGATCCACTTCACGCTGATCCAGGCGTTCTGCTGCGAGAACGATATCGACATCGTGCGCGTGGGCGACGTGCAGCGCCTCGCGGCGATCGTGGGCGCGGGCGACGAGGCGGGCGCGCCGGGGGACCTGCACTGCATCCTCATCTCG AACCCCAATGAGGACGCGTGGAAGGACCCGGCCCTGGAGAAGCTCAGCCTGTTCTGTGAAGAGAGCCGCAGCGTCAACGACTGGGTGCCCAGCATCACCCTCCCCGAGTGA